The following are encoded together in the Streptomyces sp. NBC_00341 genome:
- a CDS encoding DUF3488 and transglutaminase-like domain-containing protein yields MSGRGRLALCAYAATLMAACSMLPLVDPVSWLVQAAFLLAIQYGVGALGRRVPLPRLLTVAVQLLVTLMLLTVAFAREQALAGFLPGPQTVMLLADLLSEGADDVSRYAIPAPATAGIRLMLVGGVLLVGLAVDVLAVTFRSAAPAGLPLLALYSVAAGLSDGGADWLWFLLAACGYLLLLLAEGRDRLSQWGRVFAGAAGPARGPVGGGLSGGGALAPVRTGRRIGALALGIALVVPAALPALDSGLLSGSGAGNGKGGGGGTISAVNPLVSLQNNLNQPENRQVMSYRTNSNSPQDFYLRILALDQFNGNEWRASTRRLKDVPKRLPSPGGLSPEVAVTEISSNISASSSYRQTYLPLPYPATEVRVGGHWRYESEGRTLVGDGGETTQGAQYQVSSLVVQPTSDQLADAGPAPAAIQREYTRVPDSLPKVVRETADKVTRGAGNAYEQAVKLQDYFASEGGFTYNTSVNSGTGSAAIGRFLKDKEGFCVHFSFTMAAMARTLGIPARVAIGFTPGTTQSDGSTSVGLRDAHAWPELYFEGVGWTRFEPTPTRGTAPSYTLPDAPSGDPAGPDRPETGASAATPVAPSASESCPAQSRKQGECGNTVAPGAVGPTDSGTPTGTVVGVILLVVLVLLLPMLPMLWRIRARARRLGFSAGRTPGDVTARTLAAWREITDTAWDHGIVPDESLTPRKAAERLVRLGRLDTNGAEAVHRVAGAVEQVLYAPEPRPEAGLSEDVQTVRAALRASVGGLLRLRAIVAPRSAVRVVWAASDRRAALTARWHLPRRPAWLRRPAWSRRPSGQEG; encoded by the coding sequence ATGAGCGGTCGTGGTCGGCTGGCGCTGTGCGCCTATGCGGCGACGCTGATGGCGGCGTGTTCGATGCTGCCGCTGGTCGATCCGGTCAGCTGGCTGGTGCAGGCCGCGTTCCTGCTGGCCATCCAGTACGGGGTGGGTGCGCTCGGCCGCCGGGTGCCGCTGCCGCGGCTGCTGACCGTCGCCGTGCAGCTGCTGGTCACGCTGATGCTGCTCACCGTGGCGTTCGCCCGGGAGCAGGCGCTGGCGGGGTTCCTGCCGGGGCCGCAGACCGTGATGCTGCTCGCGGATCTGCTGTCGGAGGGTGCCGATGACGTCAGCCGGTACGCGATTCCGGCTCCGGCCACGGCGGGCATCCGGCTGATGCTGGTGGGCGGTGTGCTGCTGGTCGGTCTGGCGGTGGACGTGCTGGCGGTGACGTTCCGCAGTGCCGCGCCGGCCGGGCTCCCCCTGCTGGCCCTGTACTCCGTCGCGGCAGGGCTGTCGGACGGCGGCGCGGACTGGCTGTGGTTCCTCCTCGCCGCCTGCGGCTACCTGCTTCTGCTGCTGGCCGAGGGGCGCGACCGGCTCTCGCAGTGGGGACGGGTCTTCGCCGGTGCGGCCGGGCCCGCCAGAGGTCCGGTCGGTGGCGGCCTGTCGGGCGGCGGAGCGCTCGCGCCGGTGCGCACGGGGCGGCGGATCGGCGCGCTGGCCCTGGGAATCGCGCTGGTCGTGCCCGCGGCGCTGCCCGCTCTCGACAGCGGTCTGCTGTCCGGTTCGGGGGCCGGCAACGGGAAGGGGGGCGGTGGCGGCACCATCTCCGCGGTGAACCCGCTCGTCTCCCTGCAGAACAACCTCAACCAGCCGGAGAACCGGCAGGTGATGTCCTACCGCACCAACTCGAACAGCCCACAGGACTTCTATCTGCGGATCCTGGCGCTGGACCAGTTCAACGGCAACGAATGGCGGGCGTCGACCCGTCGGCTGAAGGACGTGCCGAAGCGGCTGCCGAGCCCCGGGGGGCTGTCCCCGGAGGTCGCGGTCACGGAGATCAGCTCGAACATCTCCGCGTCCAGTTCGTACCGGCAGACGTATCTGCCGCTGCCCTATCCGGCGACCGAGGTCCGGGTCGGCGGGCACTGGCGGTACGAGTCCGAGGGGCGCACCCTCGTCGGTGACGGCGGGGAGACGACCCAGGGGGCGCAGTACCAGGTGTCCAGCCTGGTCGTGCAACCGACGTCGGACCAGCTGGCCGACGCGGGACCGGCCCCGGCCGCCATCCAGCGCGAGTACACCCGGGTGCCCGACTCGCTGCCGAAGGTGGTCAGGGAGACGGCGGACAAGGTGACGCGGGGCGCCGGAAACGCCTACGAGCAGGCGGTGAAGCTGCAGGACTACTTCGCCTCCGAGGGCGGGTTCACCTACAACACCTCGGTGAACTCCGGCACCGGCAGCGCGGCGATCGGCCGCTTCCTGAAGGACAAGGAGGGCTTCTGCGTCCACTTCTCCTTCACGATGGCCGCGATGGCCCGGACGCTCGGGATTCCCGCCAGGGTCGCCATCGGCTTCACTCCGGGGACCACGCAGTCGGACGGTTCTACGTCGGTCGGGCTGCGCGATGCGCACGCCTGGCCGGAGCTGTATTTCGAGGGCGTGGGCTGGACCCGGTTCGAGCCGACGCCGACGCGTGGCACCGCCCCGTCGTACACCCTGCCGGACGCCCCCTCGGGCGATCCGGCCGGTCCGGACCGGCCGGAGACGGGCGCGTCGGCCGCCACGCCGGTCGCCCCGTCCGCCTCGGAGAGCTGCCCGGCGCAGTCGCGCAAGCAGGGCGAGTGCGGCAACACGGTGGCGCCGGGAGCGGTGGGCCCGACGGATTCGGGGACGCCGACCGGCACGGTGGTCGGCGTGATCCTGCTGGTGGTGCTCGTCCTGCTGCTGCCGATGCTGCCGATGCTCTGGCGGATCCGGGCACGGGCCCGCAGGCTGGGCTTCTCCGCCGGGCGTACGCCGGGTGACGTCACCGCCAGAACGCTGGCCGCCTGGCGGGAGATCACCGATACGGCGTGGGACCACGGCATCGTCCCGGACGAGTCCCTGACCCCGCGCAAGGCCGCGGAGCGCCTCGTGCGGCTGGGACGGCTCGACACCAACGGGGCCGAGGCGGTGCACCGGGTGGCGGGCGCGGTGGAGCAGGTCCTCTACGCGCCGGAGCCGCGGCCCGAGGCGGGGCTCTCCGAGGACGTGCAGACCGTACGGGCCGCACTGCGGGCCTCCGTCGGCGGGCTGCTCCGGCTCCGCGCGATCGTGGCACCGCGCTCGGCCGTACGGGTGGTGTGGGCGGCCTCTGACCGCCGGGCAGCGCTGACCGCCCGGTGGCACCTGCCCCGGCGACCGGCCTGGCTGCGGCGACCGGCCTGGTCGCGGCGCCCGTCCGGCCAGGAGGGCTGA
- the rsmH gene encoding 16S rRNA (cytosine(1402)-N(4))-methyltransferase RsmH, which translates to MSQTRHVPVMLQRCLDLLAPALEAPGPQQPVVVDCTLGLGGHSEALLSAFPTARLIALDRDKEALRLSGERLAPYGDRATLVHAVYDELPEVLDRLGVPEVQGVLFDLGVSSMQLDEAERGFAYAQDAPLDMRMDQTTGMGAAEVLNTYPPGELVRILRAYGEEKQAKRIVSAVVREREKEPFSNSARLVELIRDSLPQAAKRTGGNPAKRTFQALRIEVNGELTVLERAIPAAVRSLAVGGRIAVLSYHSLEDRLVKQVLAAGAANTAPAGLPVVPERYQPRLKLLTRGAELPTEEEVAENRRAAPARLRGAQRIRAEER; encoded by the coding sequence ATGAGCCAGACCCGACACGTCCCGGTGATGCTCCAGCGGTGCCTGGACCTGTTGGCCCCGGCTCTGGAGGCACCGGGACCGCAGCAGCCCGTGGTCGTCGACTGCACGCTGGGCCTCGGCGGACACAGCGAGGCGCTGCTCTCGGCCTTCCCCACCGCGCGGCTGATCGCGCTGGACCGGGACAAGGAGGCGCTGCGCCTCTCGGGTGAGCGGCTCGCCCCCTACGGCGACCGCGCCACCCTGGTGCACGCCGTCTACGACGAACTGCCCGAGGTGCTCGACCGGCTCGGCGTCCCCGAGGTCCAGGGGGTCCTGTTCGACCTCGGCGTCTCCTCCATGCAGCTGGACGAGGCGGAGCGCGGGTTCGCGTACGCCCAGGACGCCCCGCTCGACATGCGCATGGACCAGACGACCGGCATGGGCGCCGCCGAGGTCCTCAACACCTATCCGCCCGGCGAACTGGTCCGGATCCTGCGGGCGTACGGCGAGGAGAAGCAGGCCAAGCGGATCGTCTCCGCCGTCGTCCGCGAGCGCGAGAAGGAACCCTTCAGCAACAGCGCCCGGCTCGTCGAGCTGATCCGCGACTCACTGCCGCAGGCCGCCAAGCGCACCGGCGGCAACCCCGCCAAACGCACCTTCCAGGCCCTGCGCATCGAGGTCAACGGCGAACTGACCGTGCTGGAACGGGCGATCCCGGCCGCGGTACGGAGCCTCGCCGTGGGCGGGCGCATCGCCGTCCTCTCGTACCACTCGCTGGAGGACCGGCTGGTCAAGCAGGTGCTCGCGGCGGGCGCCGCCAACACCGCTCCGGCCGGGCTGCCCGTCGTCCCCGAGCGCTACCAGCCCCGGCTGAAGCTGCTGACCCGGGGCGCGGAGCTGCCCACGGAGGAGGAGGTCGCCGAGAACCGGCGCGCCGCCCCCGCCCGGCTGCGAGGCGCCCAGCGGATCAGGGCGGAGGAGCGATGA
- a CDS encoding DUF58 domain-containing protein, producing the protein MSAGGPTAMDDGDDKGGLRAALSGLTTRGRSFLAAGIAAAVCAYVLGQGDLLRVGLLLAVLPLVCVAVLFRTRYRVAGTRRLSPSRVSAGTEARVHLRMDNVSRLPTGLLMLQDRVPYVLGPRPRFVLDRVEAGGRREVSYRVRSDLRGRYPLGPLQLRLSDPFGMCELTRSFTAYDSLVVIPRTEPLPPVRLAGESSGYGEGRQRSLALAGEDDVIPRGYRHGDDLRRVHWRSTARYGELMVRREEQPQRARCTVLLDTRQIAYQGTGPDSAFEWAVSGAASALMHMLERGFSVRLLTDEGNALPVEGASGFSGSGQDPAAAAGLMMDTLAEVDNSDGGGLSRAYDVLRGGNEGLLIAFLGELDEEQAAVAARMRQRSGGAVAFVLDSAAWVHGESPAAEEASEQRLRLLRESGWTAVAVKPGTGLAGLWQQASHLGSLTQSAAVGGSTGGTTGFSGGWS; encoded by the coding sequence ATGAGCGCCGGGGGGCCCACCGCGATGGACGACGGCGACGACAAGGGGGGCCTGCGGGCCGCTCTGAGCGGGCTGACCACCCGGGGCCGGTCCTTCCTCGCCGCCGGTATCGCCGCCGCGGTCTGCGCGTATGTGCTGGGCCAGGGGGATCTGCTGCGGGTCGGACTGCTGCTCGCCGTGCTGCCGCTGGTCTGTGTGGCGGTGCTCTTCCGGACCCGGTACCGGGTCGCGGGGACCAGGCGGCTCTCGCCGTCCCGGGTGTCCGCGGGCACGGAGGCGCGGGTCCACCTGCGGATGGACAACGTCTCGCGGCTGCCCACCGGCCTGCTGATGCTTCAGGACCGGGTGCCGTACGTGCTCGGTCCCCGGCCCCGCTTCGTCCTGGACCGGGTGGAGGCGGGCGGCCGGCGCGAGGTGTCCTACCGGGTGCGGTCCGATCTGCGGGGACGCTATCCGCTCGGCCCGTTGCAGCTGCGGCTGAGCGATCCGTTCGGGATGTGCGAGCTGACGCGTTCGTTCACCGCGTACGACTCCCTCGTCGTCATACCCCGGACCGAACCGCTGCCGCCGGTGCGGCTGGCGGGCGAGTCCTCCGGGTACGGCGAGGGGCGGCAGCGGTCCCTGGCGCTGGCCGGCGAGGACGACGTGATCCCGCGCGGCTACCGGCACGGCGACGATCTGCGCCGCGTCCACTGGCGCTCGACCGCGCGCTACGGCGAGCTGATGGTGCGCCGTGAGGAGCAGCCGCAGCGGGCCAGATGCACGGTGCTGCTGGACACCCGGCAGATCGCCTACCAGGGGACGGGGCCCGACTCGGCGTTCGAGTGGGCGGTGTCCGGGGCAGCCTCCGCGCTGATGCACATGCTGGAACGGGGCTTCTCCGTCCGGCTCCTGACGGACGAGGGCAACGCGCTCCCGGTCGAGGGGGCGAGCGGATTCTCCGGCTCCGGCCAGGACCCGGCGGCCGCGGCCGGGCTGATGATGGACACCCTCGCCGAGGTGGACAACTCCGACGGGGGCGGTCTCTCCCGGGCGTACGACGTGCTGCGCGGCGGCAACGAGGGTCTGCTGATCGCCTTCCTGGGCGAACTGGACGAGGAGCAGGCGGCGGTGGCCGCCCGGATGCGGCAGCGCAGCGGTGGTGCCGTCGCCTTCGTACTGGACAGCGCCGCCTGGGTGCACGGTGAGTCGCCCGCCGCGGAGGAGGCGTCCGAACAGCGGCTGCGGCTGCTGCGCGAGTCGGGGTGGACGGCGGTCGCGGTGAAGCCCGGCACCGGACTCGCCGGGCTGTGGCAGCAGGCGAGCCATCTCGGTTCGCTCACCCAGTCCGCGGCCGTGGGCGGCTCGACGGGCGGTACGACAGGTTTCTCCGGTGGTTGGTCATGA
- a CDS encoding SAV_6107 family HEPN domain-containing protein — MAHSSAAAAPRRRADGPAPSPTGPAHDVHPVLRRATAPPAALDLLAQARAGLEEAAVLDVPNERYATAHLAALRTAAAVLAVRGRPEPSRRRREKIRSAWEVLPELAPELTEWSALFASGARRRARAEAGIPGAAGRRDADDLLRDAAMFLRLVERLLVLQPVLPQPRGERSDE; from the coding sequence ATGGCCCACTCGTCCGCAGCAGCCGCCCCGCGACGCCGCGCAGACGGCCCTGCCCCCTCACCGACCGGTCCGGCGCACGACGTCCACCCCGTTCTCCGGCGCGCCACGGCGCCGCCCGCCGCTCTCGATCTCCTCGCCCAGGCCCGCGCCGGCCTCGAAGAGGCAGCTGTTCTCGACGTGCCCAACGAGCGGTATGCCACCGCCCACCTCGCCGCGCTGCGCACCGCCGCCGCCGTGCTCGCCGTCCGGGGGCGCCCCGAGCCCTCCCGGCGGCGGCGCGAGAAGATCCGCAGCGCCTGGGAGGTCCTCCCCGAGCTCGCCCCCGAGCTGACCGAGTGGAGCGCGCTGTTCGCCTCCGGTGCCCGGCGCCGGGCCCGTGCGGAGGCGGGCATACCCGGTGCGGCGGGCCGGCGTGACGCGGACGATCTGCTGCGTGACGCGGCGATGTTCCTGCGCCTGGTGGAGCGGCTGCTGGTCCTCCAGCCGGTGCTCCCGCAGCCCCGCGGGGAGCGCTCCGACGAGTGA
- a CDS encoding cell division protein FtsL, translating into MPAGPSNAARTPFVLLVVLLLGGGLITLLVLNSALNEGSFRLSELKKRTTDLTDEQQALQHDVDSSAEPDALARRARELGMVPGGSPVFLGPDGKVRGVPSAATSEPAPAPPQKTIAPPQPPASAATPSGSPASGAPTPSGSAATGPSTSAAGPGPAAPSTPAAPRTPADQTSSSPGR; encoded by the coding sequence ATGCCGGCCGGGCCGAGCAACGCCGCCCGGACCCCCTTCGTCCTGCTGGTCGTCCTGCTCCTGGGCGGCGGCCTGATCACCCTGCTCGTGCTCAACTCCGCGCTCAACGAAGGATCGTTCCGGCTGAGCGAGCTGAAGAAGCGCACCACCGACCTGACCGACGAGCAGCAGGCGCTCCAGCACGACGTGGACAGCTCCGCAGAACCCGACGCGCTCGCCCGGCGGGCCCGGGAACTGGGCATGGTCCCCGGCGGCAGCCCCGTCTTCCTCGGCCCCGACGGCAAGGTCCGCGGCGTGCCCTCCGCCGCCACCTCGGAACCGGCCCCCGCGCCCCCGCAGAAGACCATCGCGCCGCCGCAGCCCCCCGCGAGCGCGGCGACCCCCTCCGGTTCGCCCGCGTCCGGCGCCCCCACCCCGTCGGGCAGCGCGGCCACCGGACCGAGCACCTCCGCCGCCGGCCCCGGCCCGGCCGCGCCGAGCACCCCGGCGGCCCCGCGTACCCCGGCAGACCAGACCTCCTCGAGCCCCGGCAGGTGA
- a CDS encoding ATP-binding cassette domain-containing protein, whose amino-acid sequence MDSPHGAAVTAGNLGLKGPRGWAFRDVTFSAGPGSLVAVEGPSGSGRTCLLLTLTGRMRPSEGRAETGGLRLPRRAAAVRRIAALGPVPGVSELDPALTVAEHLRERALLQRRYDGSLRALLRPRRERAAAAGARIDAALDAAGLAPATLPKAERTCVRDLERLEALRLSVALALIGRPALIAVDDADLKLSDAERAEAWELLRALAADGTTVLAVCSGPAPKDAVTVRTGAGTTESTADTGTTSTTSTTKNSTDTDDEGTADAFAATGRS is encoded by the coding sequence GTGGACAGCCCGCACGGGGCCGCCGTCACCGCCGGGAATCTCGGGCTCAAGGGGCCGCGCGGCTGGGCCTTCCGGGATGTGACCTTCAGCGCCGGGCCCGGCTCCCTGGTCGCGGTCGAGGGCCCCTCCGGCTCCGGCCGCACCTGCCTGCTGCTCACCCTCACCGGCCGGATGCGCCCGTCGGAGGGCCGCGCGGAGACCGGCGGGCTGCGCCTGCCGCGCCGGGCCGCCGCCGTACGGCGCATCGCCGCACTGGGACCCGTGCCGGGGGTCAGCGAGCTGGACCCGGCCCTCACGGTCGCCGAGCACCTGCGCGAACGCGCCCTGCTCCAGCGCCGCTACGACGGGTCCCTGCGCGCCCTGCTGCGCCCGCGCCGCGAGCGCGCCGCCGCGGCCGGGGCCCGGATCGACGCGGCACTGGACGCGGCCGGGCTCGCCCCCGCCACCCTGCCCAAGGCCGAACGGACCTGCGTACGGGATCTGGAGCGGCTGGAGGCACTGCGGCTCTCCGTCGCCCTCGCCCTGATCGGGCGGCCGGCGCTGATCGCGGTGGACGACGCCGACCTGAAACTCTCCGACGCCGAACGCGCCGAGGCCTGGGAACTGCTGCGCGCCCTCGCCGCCGACGGTACGACCGTGCTGGCCGTGTGCAGCGGCCCGGCCCCGAAGGACGCGGTGACCGTACGCACGGGAGCCGGCACCACAGAGAGCACCGCCGACACCGGCACCACCAGCACCACCAGCACCACCAAGAACAGCACCGACACGGACGACGAAGGGACCGCCGATGCGTTCGCCGCGACTGGCCGCTCTTGA
- a CDS encoding carbonic anhydrase, with amino-acid sequence MSISAHSPAEPSAPAAGRANSGGTVTDRLVDANGEYAAEFSDPGMDAKPVLRVAVVACMDARLDLHKALGLALGDCHTIRNAGGVVTDDVIRSLTISQRALGTRSVILIHHTNCGMESITEEFRQELEGEVGQRPVWAVEAYTDADQDVRQSIQRVRTSPFLLHKDDVRGFVFDVTTGLLREILPAS; translated from the coding sequence ATGTCGATTTCCGCGCATTCCCCCGCCGAGCCGTCCGCCCCCGCCGCAGGCCGGGCCAACTCCGGCGGTACGGTCACCGACCGCCTCGTCGATGCGAACGGCGAGTACGCCGCCGAGTTCAGCGATCCCGGCATGGACGCGAAGCCGGTGCTGCGCGTCGCCGTCGTCGCCTGCATGGACGCCCGGCTCGACCTGCACAAGGCGCTCGGCCTGGCGCTCGGTGACTGTCACACCATCCGCAACGCGGGCGGCGTGGTCACCGATGACGTGATCCGCTCGCTGACCATCAGCCAGCGGGCCCTCGGCACCCGCAGCGTGATACTGATCCACCACACGAACTGCGGCATGGAGTCGATCACCGAGGAGTTCCGCCAGGAGCTCGAGGGCGAGGTCGGCCAGCGCCCGGTCTGGGCCGTGGAGGCCTACACCGACGCGGACCAGGATGTCCGGCAGTCGATCCAGCGGGTGCGCACCTCCCCGTTCCTGCTGCACAAGGACGACGTCCGAGGGTTTGTGTTCGACGTGACCACCGGTCTGCTGCGCGAGATCCTTCCGGCTTCCTGA
- a CDS encoding methyltransferase, producing MSDQLRPRASLRTAVVWEVLKDALDRQVKATGRDALDVVDTGGGTGNFAVPVARLGHRVTVVDPSPNALFALERRAAEAGVADRVHGVQGDILGLFDVVGRGGYDAALCHGVLEYVDDPAQGVRNAVDALRPGGALSLLAAGLGGAVLARALAGHFTEARQALSDPAGRWGDGDPMPRRYTAEQLTELVSAAGAEVGAVHGVRVFADLVPGVLVDTEPGAMEALLKLETAAAELPAFHSVATQLHVLGARQA from the coding sequence GTGTCGGACCAGCTGCGCCCCCGCGCCTCCCTCCGTACCGCCGTGGTCTGGGAGGTCCTCAAGGACGCCCTCGACCGTCAGGTCAAGGCGACCGGCAGGGATGCCCTGGACGTAGTGGACACCGGCGGCGGCACGGGCAACTTCGCCGTGCCGGTGGCCCGCCTCGGCCACCGGGTCACCGTCGTCGACCCCAGCCCCAACGCGCTCTTCGCGCTGGAGCGCCGCGCCGCGGAGGCCGGGGTGGCAGACCGGGTCCACGGTGTCCAGGGCGACATCCTCGGCCTGTTCGACGTGGTCGGGCGCGGTGGCTACGACGCGGCGCTCTGCCACGGAGTCCTGGAGTACGTGGACGACCCCGCACAGGGCGTGCGCAACGCGGTGGACGCGCTCCGGCCGGGAGGCGCCCTCAGCCTGCTCGCCGCCGGGCTGGGCGGCGCGGTCCTGGCCCGTGCGCTCGCCGGCCACTTCACCGAGGCCAGGCAGGCGCTCAGCGACCCGGCGGGCCGCTGGGGCGACGGCGACCCGATGCCCCGGCGCTACACGGCCGAGCAGCTCACCGAGCTGGTCTCCGCGGCCGGTGCCGAGGTCGGCGCGGTGCACGGCGTACGCGTCTTCGCGGACCTCGTTCCGGGCGTGCTGGTGGACACCGAGCCCGGCGCGATGGAAGCCCTGCTCAAGCTGGAGACGGCGGCCGCGGAACTGCCGGCTTTCCATTCGGTGGCGACCCAGCTGCACGTTCTGGGTGCCAGGCAGGCCTGA
- a CDS encoding DUF3040 domain-containing protein, producing the protein MPLSEHEQRMLEQMERALYAEDPKFATALEGSGLRTYTRRRVYQAVAGFLVGIALLMAGMVAQQIWISVVGFLVMLGCAVLAVTGWRKAPKPGEQQTAGTGGGGERRQPKQRRTVMNRIEQRWQRRRDEQGQ; encoded by the coding sequence GTGCCGCTCTCGGAGCACGAGCAGCGAATGCTCGAGCAAATGGAGCGAGCGCTGTACGCCGAAGATCCCAAGTTCGCGACAGCGCTTGAGGGAAGCGGGCTGCGTACGTACACCCGGCGACGGGTCTACCAGGCAGTTGCTGGCTTCCTGGTGGGTATCGCGCTCCTCATGGCCGGAATGGTCGCCCAGCAGATCTGGATCAGCGTGGTGGGGTTCCTCGTCATGCTGGGCTGCGCGGTGCTCGCGGTCACGGGCTGGCGCAAAGCGCCCAAGCCCGGCGAGCAACAGACAGCAGGGACCGGAGGCGGGGGCGAGCGTCGACAGCCCAAACAGCGCCGGACCGTGATGAACCGGATCGAGCAGCGGTGGCAGCGCCGCCGCGATGAGCAGGGCCAGTAA
- a CDS encoding MoxR family ATPase codes for MTTYDDRASLTDLTTTAERVRRSVESVIEGKPEVVRLSLTVLLAEGHLLIEDVPGVGKTMLAKALARSIDCSVRRIQFTPDLLPSDITGVSIFDQQRREFEFKPGAIFAQIVIGDEINRASPKTQSALLESMEERQVTIDGHSYELPDPFMVVATQNPVEMEGTYPLPEAQRDRFMARVSIGYPSPEAELQMLDVHGGVSPLDDLQPVAHAHDIAKLIEAVRTVHVADAVRRYAVQLVGATRSHADLRLGASPRATLHLLRAAKATAALSGRDYCLPDDVQALAVAVLAHRLLPTAQAQLNRRTAEQVVQEILQQTPVPTAAGGASVPAPPHQPGTAYDTRQPGVRRL; via the coding sequence GTGACGACCTATGACGATCGAGCGAGCCTCACAGATCTGACCACCACAGCGGAGCGGGTGCGCAGGTCGGTGGAGAGTGTGATCGAGGGCAAGCCTGAGGTCGTACGGCTTTCGCTGACCGTGCTGCTCGCGGAGGGGCATCTGCTGATCGAGGATGTCCCCGGCGTCGGCAAGACCATGCTGGCCAAGGCGCTGGCGCGGTCCATCGACTGCTCGGTGCGGCGTATCCAGTTCACACCGGACCTGCTGCCCTCGGACATCACCGGGGTCTCCATCTTCGACCAGCAGCGCCGCGAGTTCGAGTTCAAACCGGGTGCGATCTTCGCCCAGATCGTGATCGGCGACGAGATCAACCGCGCCTCGCCCAAGACCCAGTCCGCGCTGCTGGAGTCGATGGAGGAGCGCCAGGTCACGATCGACGGGCACTCCTACGAGCTGCCCGATCCCTTCATGGTCGTGGCCACCCAGAACCCGGTGGAGATGGAGGGCACGTATCCGCTGCCCGAGGCCCAGCGCGACCGGTTCATGGCCAGGGTGTCGATCGGCTACCCCAGCCCGGAGGCCGAGCTGCAGATGCTCGATGTGCACGGCGGCGTCTCGCCCCTGGACGACCTCCAGCCGGTGGCACACGCACACGACATCGCGAAGCTGATCGAGGCCGTGCGCACGGTCCATGTCGCGGACGCGGTCCGCCGGTACGCGGTGCAGCTCGTCGGGGCGACCCGCAGCCATGCCGATCTCAGACTCGGCGCCTCGCCGCGCGCCACCCTGCACCTGCTGCGCGCGGCCAAGGCCACCGCGGCGCTGAGCGGGCGGGACTACTGCCTGCCGGACGACGTACAGGCACTGGCGGTCGCGGTGCTCGCACACCGGCTGCTGCCCACGGCCCAGGCCCAGCTGAACCGCCGTACCGCGGAGCAGGTCGTGCAGGAGATCCTCCAGCAGACCCCGGTGCCGACCGCCGCGGGCGGTGCGTCCGTCCCGGCCCCGCCGCATCAACCGGGCACCGCGTACGACACCCGGCAGCCCGGCGTACGGCGGCTCTGA